Sequence from the Bacillota bacterium genome:
TGGGCGCGAAGGAGTACCAGAGCCAGTTCAAATTCAGCATCGATTTTGTGGTGCTCTTCCTGCCGGGCGAGCCTTTCTTCGGCGCAGCAGTCGAGCAGGATCCGGCCCTCATTGAAGACGCGCTCAACAGGCACGTCCTGCTGGCCACACCCATCACCCTGGTGGCCCTCCTCAAGGCGGTGGCGTACGGCTGGCAGCAGCGCCAGGCGGCGGAAAACGCGGAAAGGGTTATCGAGGCGGGCAGGCAGCTTTTCGAGCGGATCTGCGTCTTTGCCGAGCACCTGGCAGGGGTCCGCAAGGGGCTCCTGGGGGCGGTAAACTCCTACAACGAAGCTGTTGGCTCCTGGCAGAGCCGCCTGGTTCCTGGAGCGCGCCGCCTCAAAGAACTGGGTGCTGCACCGGCGCGGCGGGAGCTGGAGGATCTGGAGGAGGTGGAAGTGGCCCCGCGGGAGGTGGCCAGCGCTGCTTCCCCGGAGGCGTCAACACCTGAGTTTATCAGATGACCTTGCTCAAACCCGCACAAAACCTGAAGGTGGACATAGTCAAAACAGATAAAGTACATTGGAGTTAGATAGAGTTGCTTCATCGCGTAGGACATTGAGTATTAGGGAAGGATTATTTTTTGATGCCTGGACAGGCGTATTTTTTCAAGTGGCACTTTCATTCCCTCTTCACCGACAAAAGCCCGGGTTGTTGGGAACCCGGGCTCGGAATTTCCGTCAGCTCTGCTGGGGAAAGGCGTTGTTGCTGGTGGCGAGGGTCTTCATTCCTGAGACGTAGTAGGCGATGCGCAGGACCTCGTTGATTTCCTGATCTGTTGCTCCCAGCTCGCGGGCGCGGTTTGCAAGCGCCATTACACCGCGCTCGGAGCCGATATAGGCATCCAGGGCCAGGGCGATAAAGGTTTTTGTCTTTGCATCCAGGGCCCCAGGGGTCATGGCCAGCTCGATGATTTTGACAACCGCCTCGTACAGTTCCGGGTCGCGCTTTTCAATCTGCTGGACAAAGGGCGGGGGTACCGGTTTCACCTGCTTCACCTCCTCCAATGGGTATCAATTGAATTTATGCTTATACTTCTTCTCCTTTCGTTCTTCTATTCCTGCCGTCAGGGCGGAAAAACCGAACTCCTTCCCGCTTGCCGGGTGGACCTTCCCCCCGAGCCTCCCCCGGAGCCAAATAATTTTTCCGGAAAAAAAAGTTAGCTCCACCTTTCGACCGGGTTCAGGCAAAACGGTTGATGAAAATGTTTGAAGGAAAAAAGCTTGGGAACGGCGAAACATTTAAAAAATTAAAATGGATGCAGGGGAGTAAAGAATGCAGCAGGACCGGAACGCAGGTGGCGTCGGAGCCGGGGATGCGGGAAGAGAAAAGCCCTGTCCTTATCCGGGCGGGATAGAAGGGGAACAGGAGCAAACAGGCGGCAGGGAAAGAGGATTCCTGCAGGCAGATCTGGCCTTCATCGGGGGTTCGGGAACCTTTGCCCTTGATTTCCCCGAAGACCTGGAATTTTCCGGGGTTCGCGTGCTGGCCCGCGGCCTGGTGGTAGAGACTCCCTTTGGCCCGAGCCCGGCCCTGAAGCTGTTTTCCCTCCCCACCAGCCCGCCGCGCCTTGTAATAACGGCAAAAATGCACGGGCGGCTGCCCGGGGTTTCCTGGGGCGATGCCTCCCGGCGTTTGTTTTGGGTTTTCAGGGAGGCCGGTGTGAAGAAAATCGTTGCAGAGGGCGGGGTGGGGAGCGTGAACCCCCTGCTGGATCCCCTCGACCTGGTGATCCCCACGGACTATCTTGACTTTTCCCTGCGCCGGGACGTCAGCCTGGGGGAGGATTTTCTCTGCATCATGCGCCAGCCCATCTGTCCCCTGATCCACCGCGCCCTGGCGGAAGCGGCGCGGGATTGGACCCCGGGCCGGGTCTTCCCCCGCGGCACCTATGTGGCAACCGAGGGGCGCCACTTTGAAAGCCCTGCAGAAGTGGCGATGTTCCGCCAGTGGGGAGGGGACGTGGTCGGGCAGACCCTCTGCCCCGAGGTCTACCTTGCCCGGGAGATCGGGGCCTGTTATGCCGGTGCCTACCTGGTGGTGAACTACGGTGAGGGGGTTGTGAAGCCCTGGGACTACGGGCTTTTGAAAGACATCTTTTTTAACCAGGCGGCTCCCTTCGGAAATCTCCTGCTGCGCGCTTTGATGGAGGTTCCTTTAGCTCTTTCCTGCGGCTGTGCCGGACTCCGGAAGCCCACCTTGCTGCGCGGGGAGAACATCGGACGAGCACTTGAGAAAACGGGGGACCGGTGAAGAGGGGAGTCATTGGAAAAAGGGAACAGGAGTTTTGGCGAGAGGATGGGT
This genomic interval carries:
- a CDS encoding carboxymuconolactone decarboxylase family protein gives rise to the protein MKPVPPPFVQQIEKRDPELYEAVVKIIELAMTPGALDAKTKTFIALALDAYIGSERGVMALANRARELGATDQEINEVLRIAYYVSGMKTLATSNNAFPQQS
- a CDS encoding MTAP family purine nucleoside phosphorylase, with protein sequence MQQDRNAGGVGAGDAGREKPCPYPGGIEGEQEQTGGRERGFLQADLAFIGGSGTFALDFPEDLEFSGVRVLARGLVVETPFGPSPALKLFSLPTSPPRLVITAKMHGRLPGVSWGDASRRLFWVFREAGVKKIVAEGGVGSVNPLLDPLDLVIPTDYLDFSLRRDVSLGEDFLCIMRQPICPLIHRALAEAARDWTPGRVFPRGTYVATEGRHFESPAEVAMFRQWGGDVVGQTLCPEVYLAREIGACYAGAYLVVNYGEGVVKPWDYGLLKDIFFNQAAPFGNLLLRALMEVPLALSCGCAGLRKPTLLRGENIGRALEKTGDR